A genomic segment from Nocardiopsis sp. Huas11 encodes:
- a CDS encoding carbon-nitrogen hydrolase family protein, translating into MSDRTLRVALDQGTAPGSDTAAALVRLADRAAAAAAAGADLLVGPEMSMTGYNIGADTARLAEPADGPLGSAVAAIAAEAGVAIVYGFPERADGTVYNTVRLVGADGTPRAAYRKTHLFGDLDRGAFTAGSEPVVQVELGGLRLGLLVCYDVEFPETVRAHALAGTELLVVPTALMHPFTDVATRVVPVRALENQIHLAYVNRCDTEGDLRYAGLSALVAPDGTDTLRAGPDEELLVGDVDPDALARARRDQSYLADRRPELYAPLTR; encoded by the coding sequence GTGAGCGACCGCACCCTGCGCGTGGCCCTGGACCAGGGCACCGCACCCGGTAGCGACACCGCCGCCGCCCTGGTCCGTCTGGCCGACCGGGCCGCGGCCGCGGCCGCCGCCGGAGCCGACCTGCTCGTCGGCCCGGAGATGTCCATGACCGGTTACAACATCGGCGCGGACACCGCGCGCCTGGCCGAACCCGCCGACGGCCCCCTGGGCTCCGCGGTCGCCGCCATCGCGGCCGAGGCCGGCGTCGCCATCGTCTACGGCTTCCCCGAGCGTGCCGACGGCACCGTCTACAACACCGTTCGGCTCGTGGGCGCCGACGGGACTCCCCGCGCCGCCTACCGCAAGACCCACCTGTTCGGCGACCTGGACCGGGGCGCGTTCACCGCCGGGTCCGAGCCCGTGGTCCAGGTGGAGCTCGGCGGCCTGCGCCTGGGCCTGCTGGTCTGCTACGACGTGGAGTTCCCCGAGACCGTGCGGGCCCACGCCCTGGCCGGAACCGAGCTGCTCGTCGTGCCCACGGCCCTCATGCACCCGTTCACCGACGTGGCCACCCGGGTCGTGCCGGTGCGCGCCCTGGAGAACCAGATCCACCTGGCCTACGTGAACCGGTGCGACACCGAGGGCGACCTGCGGTACGCGGGACTGAGCGCCCTGGTCGCCCCGGACGGGACCGACACCCTGCGGGCCGGACCCGACGAGGAGCTGCTGGTCGGCGACGTCGATCCGGACGCGCTCGCCCGGGCCCGCCGGGACCAGTCCTATCTGGCCGACCGGCGCCCGGAGCTCTACGCCCCGCTCACCCGCTGA